From the genome of Cedecea lapagei, one region includes:
- the rpoN gene encoding RNA polymerase factor sigma-54 gives MKQGLQLRLSQQLAMTPQLQQAIRLLQLSTLELQQELQQALDSNPLLEQTDLHDEIDTQEQPENEAMDTREALEQKEMPDELPLDASWDEIYTAGTPSGTGTDYLDDELPVYQGETTQSLQDYLMWQVDLTPFSDTDVAIATSIVDAVDETGYLTVPLEDILESLGHDDVTLDEVEAVLKRIQRFDPVGVAARDLRDCLLIQLSQYAKETPWLSEARLIVSDHLDLLANHDFRTLMRVTRIKEDALKEAMCLIQSLDPRPGQSIQTGEPEYVIPDVLVRKHLTRWVVELNADSIPRLKINQQYAAMGGSARNDSDSQFIRSNLQEAKWLIKSLESRNDTLLRVSRCIVEQQQAFFEHGEEHMKPMVLADIAQAVEMHESTISRVTTQKYLHSPRGIFELKYFFSSHVNTEGGGEASSTAIRALVKKLIAAENPAKPLSDSKLTSLLSDQGIMVARRTVAKYRESLSIPPSNQRKQLV, from the coding sequence ATGAAGCAAGGTTTGCAACTACGGCTTAGCCAACAACTTGCTATGACGCCCCAGCTGCAACAGGCCATCCGCCTGCTGCAGCTCTCAACGTTAGAGCTTCAGCAAGAACTCCAGCAGGCACTGGACAGTAATCCATTGCTTGAGCAAACCGACCTGCATGATGAGATCGATACTCAGGAGCAGCCTGAGAACGAAGCGATGGATACCCGTGAAGCCCTCGAGCAGAAAGAGATGCCCGATGAGCTGCCGCTGGATGCCAGCTGGGATGAAATTTATACCGCCGGCACGCCTTCAGGTACGGGCACCGACTATCTCGATGACGAACTCCCCGTTTATCAAGGCGAAACGACCCAGTCGCTGCAGGACTACCTGATGTGGCAGGTCGATCTGACGCCGTTTTCCGATACGGACGTCGCGATCGCCACCTCCATCGTCGACGCTGTCGATGAAACCGGGTATCTCACCGTTCCTCTGGAAGACATTCTTGAAAGCCTCGGCCACGACGACGTGACCCTCGACGAAGTTGAAGCCGTGCTGAAGCGCATTCAGCGCTTTGATCCGGTGGGCGTCGCGGCAAGAGATCTGCGGGATTGCCTGCTGATTCAGCTGTCTCAGTACGCCAAAGAGACGCCCTGGCTGTCAGAGGCCAGGCTTATCGTTAGCGATCATTTAGATCTGCTGGCGAATCATGATTTCCGTACGCTAATGCGGGTCACGCGCATTAAAGAGGACGCGCTGAAAGAGGCGATGTGCCTGATTCAGTCCCTCGATCCTCGCCCGGGCCAGTCGATTCAAACCGGCGAACCGGAGTACGTGATTCCTGACGTTCTGGTGCGTAAGCACCTGACACGCTGGGTCGTTGAACTTAACGCCGACAGCATTCCACGCCTCAAGATCAACCAACAATATGCAGCCATGGGCGGCAGCGCACGCAATGACAGCGACTCGCAGTTTATTCGCAGCAACCTGCAGGAAGCGAAATGGTTGATTAAAAGTCTGGAAAGCCGCAATGATACGCTATTGCGCGTAAGCCGGTGCATCGTCGAGCAGCAGCAGGCGTTCTTCGAGCACGGTGAAGAGCACATGAAGCCGATGGTGCTCGCCGACATTGCTCAGGCGGTTGAGATGCACGAGTCGACGATCTCCAGGGTGACGACCCAGAAGTATTTGCATAGCCCGCGCGGCATCTTTGAATTGAAGTATTTCTTCTCCAGCCACGTCAATACCGAAGGCGGCGGCGAAGCCTCCTCCACGGCAATCCGGGCGCTGGTGAAGAAGTTAATTGCTGCGGAGAACCCAGCCAAGCCGTTGAGCGACAGCAAGTTAACCTCTCTGCTGTCGGATCAGGGTATTATGGTGGCTCGCCGCACAGTTGCGAAGTACCGAGAGTCTTTATCCATTCCACCGTCAAACCAGCGCAAGCAGCTGGTGTGA
- the ptsN gene encoding PTS IIA-like nitrogen regulatory protein PtsN: MMNNDSALQLSNVLNQECTRSGVHCQSKKRALEIISELAAKQLGLPPQVVFEAVLTRERMGSTGIGNGIAIPHGKLEEDTLRAVGVFIQLETPIAFDAIDNQPVDLLFALLVPADQTKTHLHTLSLVAKRLADKTICRRLRSANSDEELYQIITETEVDNGSEHE, translated from the coding sequence ATGATGAACAACGATTCCGCTCTACAACTGAGCAATGTCCTTAACCAGGAATGTACTCGCAGTGGCGTCCACTGCCAGAGTAAGAAACGCGCGCTGGAAATCATCAGCGAACTGGCAGCTAAACAGCTTGGCCTGCCGCCCCAGGTCGTTTTCGAAGCCGTGCTTACCCGCGAACGCATGGGCAGTACGGGCATTGGTAACGGCATCGCCATTCCTCACGGCAAGCTGGAAGAAGACACGCTGCGTGCGGTAGGCGTCTTTATCCAGCTGGAAACGCCTATCGCGTTTGACGCCATCGATAACCAGCCGGTCGATCTGCTCTTTGCGTTGCTGGTGCCGGCAGACCAGACAAAAACGCATCTCCACACGCTTTCCCTGGTGGCCAAGCGTCTGGCGGATAAGACGATTTGTCGTCGGCTACGCTCTGCCAACAGCGACGAAGAGCTTTATCAGATAATTACTGAAACAGAAGTCGATAACGGCAGTGAGCACGAATAA
- the hpf gene encoding ribosome hibernation promoting factor — protein MQLNITGQNVEITEALREFLNSKFAKLEQYFERINQVYIVLKVEKVTHTADATLHVNGGELHASAEGQDMYAAIDGLIDKLARQLTKHKDKLKQH, from the coding sequence ATGCAGCTCAACATTACGGGACAAAACGTCGAGATCACCGAGGCACTGCGTGAGTTTCTGAACTCGAAGTTTGCCAAACTGGAGCAGTACTTCGAAAGAATTAACCAGGTTTATATTGTATTAAAGGTGGAAAAAGTCACCCATACAGCGGATGCTACGCTGCATGTGAATGGTGGAGAACTGCATGCCAGCGCCGAAGGCCAGGACATGTACGCCGCGATTGACGGTCTGATTGATAAACTTGCCCGACAGTTAACAAAACACAAAGATAAATTAAAACAACACTGA
- the lptB gene encoding LPS export ABC transporter ATP-binding protein: MATLIAKNLAKAYKGRRVVEDVSLTVKSGEIVGLLGPNGAGKTTTFYMVVGIVPRDAGNIIIDEEDISLLPLHARARRGIGYLPQEASIFRRLSVFDNLMAVLQIRDDLTSEQREDRANELMEEFHISHLRNNLGQSLSGGERRRVEIARALAANPKFILLDEPFAGVDPISVIDIKRIIEHLRDSGLGVLITDHNVRETLAVCERAYIVSQGHLIAHGTPEEILEDEQVKRVYLGEEFRL; the protein is encoded by the coding sequence ATGGCAACTTTAATCGCGAAAAACCTGGCCAAAGCTTACAAAGGCCGCCGCGTCGTCGAAGACGTCAGCCTGACCGTAAAATCCGGTGAAATCGTCGGCCTGCTCGGGCCAAACGGTGCCGGCAAAACCACCACCTTTTACATGGTGGTGGGCATCGTGCCGCGCGATGCGGGAAACATCATTATCGATGAGGAAGATATCAGCCTGCTTCCGCTGCACGCCCGCGCCCGTCGCGGCATCGGTTATCTGCCGCAGGAGGCCTCTATTTTCCGTCGCCTGAGCGTTTTTGATAACCTGATGGCGGTGCTGCAGATTCGGGATGACCTGACGTCCGAGCAGCGCGAAGACCGCGCCAATGAGCTGATGGAAGAGTTCCATATCTCACATCTGCGCAATAACCTCGGGCAGTCACTGTCAGGCGGTGAACGTCGCCGCGTTGAGATCGCGCGCGCGCTGGCAGCAAACCCGAAATTCATTTTGCTGGATGAACCCTTTGCCGGGGTTGACCCAATTTCCGTTATCGATATCAAACGCATCATCGAACATCTGCGGGACAGCGGCCTCGGCGTGTTGATCACCGACCATAACGTCCGTGAAACGCTGGCGGTTTGCGAACGCGCCTATATCGTCAGTCAGGGCCACCTGATTGCGCACGGTACGCCGGAAGAAATCCTTGAAGACGAACAAGTTAAGCGAGTCTATCTGGGCGAAGAGTTCAGACTCTGA